One Methanolobus sp. WCC4 DNA segment encodes these proteins:
- a CDS encoding endonuclease gives MRCGILCRVYDLLLDELGPQYWWPADSAFEVIVGAMLTQQTKWTNVEKAINGLKEHDLLEVGSLASADIELLEGLVRCCGFYRQKASRLKGMAGFFAEQGMEQVFSMPVDELRRTMLSLKGVGNETADSIVLYAADKPKFVIDAYTTRMMKCIGIEGNYMQLQRMFEEQLPEDVGIYKEYHALIVEYSKAYCGRDRCNECILKDLNENGC, from the coding sequence ATGAGATGCGGGATACTTTGCAGAGTATATGACCTGCTGCTGGATGAACTCGGACCACAATACTGGTGGCCTGCTGATTCAGCTTTTGAGGTCATTGTGGGTGCCATGCTCACCCAGCAGACAAAATGGACCAATGTCGAGAAGGCGATAAATGGCCTGAAAGAACATGATCTGCTGGAGGTCGGGTCACTTGCCAGTGCTGACATCGAACTGCTTGAAGGACTCGTGAGATGTTGCGGTTTCTATCGTCAGAAGGCTTCCCGCCTGAAAGGAATGGCTGGTTTTTTTGCGGAGCAGGGCATGGAGCAGGTTTTCTCGATGCCTGTAGATGAACTTCGCAGGACCATGTTATCTCTCAAAGGTGTCGGGAACGAGACTGCAGACAGTATCGTTCTTTACGCAGCTGACAAACCGAAGTTCGTGATCGATGCCTACACCACCCGGATGATGAAGTGTATCGGCATTGAAGGGAATTATATGCAGCTACAGAGGATGTTCGAAGAACAACTCCCTGAAGACGTCGGTATCTATAAGGAATACCATGCTCTCATAGTTGAATATTCAAAGGCCTACTGTGGCAGGGACCGATGTAATGAATGTATTCTTAAGGATCTGAATGAGAATGGATGTTGA
- a CDS encoding C15orf41 family protein, whose protein sequence is MRMDVETYNEIYASLDDVDDVRRLAEQFSQPIGTIHSILNQKVVTKVKKNFSRVKNKGPRHLKQWKKGKSIVSIAKKNDIPPTLMVSMLLKEMDIPKKGFIRNLDSQPEGRLKREVIEAMDSDFFFSPRAHELHAEKGEMGEYILAEWISEQELTYRSENDLRDEGFTKTPDFLLNEELDVDGVKVSWIESKALFGDEKEHDYYIKKQFREYEELYGTGMIVYWYGYIDTVSYNGHVIKDYSFFDRDWDLIEELLNFKTYW, encoded by the coding sequence ATGAGAATGGATGTTGAAACCTATAATGAGATATACGCAAGCCTTGATGATGTCGATGACGTAAGAAGACTGGCTGAACAGTTCTCACAACCCATCGGTACCATTCATTCGATACTGAACCAGAAGGTCGTTACAAAGGTCAAGAAGAACTTCTCCAGGGTCAAGAACAAGGGCCCAAGACATCTGAAGCAGTGGAAGAAGGGCAAGAGCATAGTTTCCATTGCCAAGAAGAATGACATTCCTCCAACCCTTATGGTCTCCATGCTCCTTAAGGAGATGGATATTCCCAAGAAAGGATTCATCAGGAATCTTGATTCCCAGCCGGAGGGTCGCCTGAAAAGGGAAGTTATCGAAGCCATGGATTCAGACTTTTTCTTCTCTCCCCGGGCACACGAGTTACATGCTGAGAAAGGCGAGATGGGTGAGTACATCCTTGCTGAGTGGATAAGTGAACAGGAACTTACTTACAGGTCTGAGAACGACCTGCGGGATGAGGGATTCACAAAGACCCCGGATTTCCTGCTGAACGAGGAACTTGATGTTGATGGTGTTAAAGTATCATGGATAGAGAGCAAGGCTCTCTTCGGTGATGAGAAAGAGCACGACTATTACATCAAAAAACAGTTCAGGGAATATGAGGAGTTATACGGTACCGGAATGATAGTCTACTGGTACGGTTACATTGACACTGTCAGTTACAACGGACATGTCATAAAGGACTACAGTTTCTTTGACAGGGACTGGGACCTGATAGAGGAACTTCTGAACTTCAAGACCTACTGGTAG
- the lysS gene encoding lysine--tRNA ligase yields MAEITHWADVVADEVLAKGKKHLVATGITPSGHIHIGNMREVVTADAAYRALVDKGAEAEFIYIADTYDPLRKVYPFLDDSYEEHVGKPLSEIPCPCGEHRNYSEHFLEPFLAALEHLGIHPKVYRADELYKEGVYVEAIKQALLKKDEIAAILEKRSGKTQVETWNPFNPICNECGKVNTTIVTGFDIDAETVDYECSCGSSGTVPMKGGGKLTWRVDWPARWKALGVTVEPFGKDHASRGGSYDTGVAIAEEIFGYEAPHPIVYEWIMLGQKGAMSSSTGVVVSIADMLKVVPPEVLRYLIIRTKPEKHIRFDPALPLLTLVDEFERLHSSDKATEYDKRIIELSHAAGLCHTDIPFKHMTTIYQVAAGDFDKILNIVGRAGYDVSNEKCIRELADNVGKWLEMFAPDNAKFSVQEELPVSTAQLNDFQRAFLSSFSTILDKSGELTGEDYHNLVYSSKEAGTELNTMIAAAMDVAPESLEVNPKELFKAIYVSVLGQPSGPKAGWFLSSLEKDFLAQRFREAAEYRP; encoded by the coding sequence ATGGCAGAGATTACACACTGGGCAGATGTCGTGGCAGATGAGGTGCTTGCAAAGGGTAAGAAGCATCTTGTTGCAACAGGTATCACACCCTCAGGTCACATTCATATTGGTAACATGCGCGAGGTCGTAACTGCAGATGCAGCATACAGGGCCCTTGTCGACAAAGGTGCAGAGGCTGAGTTCATCTACATCGCAGATACCTATGACCCTTTAAGGAAGGTCTATCCTTTTCTGGATGACAGCTATGAAGAGCACGTAGGAAAACCCCTTTCTGAGATACCATGTCCCTGCGGAGAGCACAGGAACTATTCCGAACATTTCCTTGAGCCTTTCCTTGCAGCACTCGAGCATCTCGGGATACACCCGAAGGTGTACAGGGCGGATGAGCTGTACAAGGAAGGTGTCTATGTAGAGGCTATCAAGCAGGCCCTTTTAAAGAAGGACGAGATAGCAGCTATTCTTGAGAAGAGGTCAGGTAAGACACAGGTAGAGACATGGAACCCTTTCAATCCTATATGCAATGAGTGTGGAAAGGTCAATACGACCATAGTGACCGGATTTGACATCGATGCCGAGACCGTTGATTACGAATGTTCATGCGGAAGCAGCGGCACAGTACCAATGAAGGGTGGCGGAAAGCTCACCTGGCGTGTGGACTGGCCTGCAAGGTGGAAGGCACTGGGCGTGACCGTTGAACCGTTCGGTAAGGACCATGCTTCAAGGGGTGGATCCTATGATACCGGAGTGGCCATCGCCGAAGAGATATTCGGATACGAAGCTCCCCATCCAATCGTCTATGAGTGGATCATGCTCGGACAGAAGGGTGCAATGTCATCATCTACTGGTGTTGTTGTTTCCATTGCGGACATGTTGAAAGTTGTACCTCCTGAGGTACTTCGTTATCTTATCATACGCACAAAGCCTGAAAAGCACATAAGGTTCGACCCTGCACTGCCGCTTCTCACACTTGTGGACGAGTTCGAGCGCCTTCACTCAAGCGACAAGGCAACAGAATATGATAAGAGGATCATCGAGCTCTCACATGCAGCAGGACTCTGTCACACAGATATCCCGTTCAAACACATGACAACCATATACCAGGTTGCAGCAGGCGACTTTGATAAGATCCTAAATATAGTGGGAAGGGCCGGATATGACGTTTCCAACGAGAAGTGCATACGTGAGCTTGCCGACAATGTGGGCAAGTGGCTTGAGATGTTCGCTCCTGACAATGCAAAGTTCAGTGTTCAGGAAGAACTTCCGGTAAGCACTGCACAGCTCAATGACTTCCAGAGAGCATTCCTCAGTTCATTCTCAACCATACTGGACAAGAGCGGTGAACTGACCGGTGAGGACTATCACAACCTCGTATACTCATCAAAGGAAGCAGGCACCGAACTGAATACGATGATCGCTGCTGCCATGGACGTAGCTCCTGAGTCACTTGAAGTGAATCCAAAAGAACTCTTCAAGGCGATCTATGTGTCCGTGCTCGGACAGCCATCAGGTCCAAAGGCGGGATGGTTCCTTTCATCACTTGAGAAGGACTTCCTCGCACAGCGCTTCAGGGAAGCAGCAGAGTACAGACCCTGA
- a CDS encoding class I SAM-dependent methyltransferase produces MDNSSSPGSKSGNFDNSARSEKSHFLAWEEEYKHVTWGGPRSISMLEGLVSPSSRVLDLGCGNGRFLLPLSKKYESIGTDVSATAVHRARSYLFKNKSQAECLVSSITSLPFSDNSFDVILCLGVLQHLLEDERKTAISEIKRVMADNAVLVLEVFGTEDMRYGGEAIEKDTFRRKSGIIYHYFTQEEISSLLSGFEIMEMKDIVSEKMFSGKPHRRHQIRAIARL; encoded by the coding sequence ATGGATAATAGTTCTTCCCCGGGCAGCAAATCTGGCAATTTCGATAATTCTGCCAGGTCTGAAAAGTCTCATTTCCTTGCCTGGGAAGAGGAATACAAACATGTGACCTGGGGCGGTCCCCGGTCGATATCAATGCTTGAGGGATTGGTGTCACCATCATCCCGGGTACTTGATCTTGGTTGCGGGAACGGTCGTTTCCTTCTCCCGCTTTCAAAAAAATACGAGTCAATTGGCACCGACGTGTCAGCAACCGCAGTTCACAGGGCTCGTTCATATCTTTTTAAGAACAAATCGCAGGCAGAGTGCCTTGTTTCTAGTATAACCTCGCTTCCCTTTTCTGATAATTCCTTTGATGTTATCCTGTGTCTTGGTGTGCTCCAGCACCTGCTGGAAGATGAAAGGAAGACCGCAATAAGCGAGATCAAGAGGGTTATGGCAGATAATGCCGTCCTTGTGCTGGAGGTATTCGGTACTGAGGATATGAGATATGGCGGGGAAGCAATAGAAAAGGATACATTCCGCAGGAAAAGCGGTATCATATATCATTATTTCACGCAGGAAGAGATATCATCCCTGCTTTCAGGATTTGAGATAATGGAGATGAAAGATATAGTCTCAGAAAAAATGTTCAGTGGCAAACCCCACAGGCGCCACCAGATCAGGGCAATAGCCCGTCTTTAG
- a CDS encoding pro-sigmaK processing inhibitor BofA family protein, whose translation MVTEIIILIVAIIAAIVLWKVLKTVKNMVINTIVGLIVLVLANLVLGLEIAYTWVVILICAIAGVVGALLIIVLNYLGIAF comes from the coding sequence ATGGTAACTGAAATTATAATCCTCATTGTAGCCATTATAGCTGCAATTGTCCTCTGGAAAGTGCTTAAGACTGTAAAGAATATGGTCATTAACACAATTGTCGGACTTATCGTACTTGTCCTGGCAAACCTTGTGCTGGGTCTGGAAATAGCTTATACATGGGTAGTAATACTGATCTGCGCGATCGCGGGAGTTGTAGGTGCACTGCTCATCATAGTGCTGAACTATCTAGGTATCGCTTTCTAA
- a CDS encoding nucleoside 2-deoxyribosyltransferase produces the protein MNVFLSASIRGGRQMLSTYIEMCEYIQESGHHVPSWHVADPELERTESLLSEQEIYARDMEFLEKSDCVIAEVSTPSIGVGYEVCSALHRKMPVLCLHTPEANVSAMILGDARIICREYDSAEVMKKEIDAFLNSANKP, from the coding sequence ATGAACGTATTCCTTTCGGCATCCATAAGAGGTGGCAGGCAAATGCTGTCCACCTATATAGAGATGTGTGAGTATATCCAGGAGAGCGGGCATCACGTACCCAGCTGGCATGTGGCCGACCCTGAACTTGAGAGGACGGAATCCCTGCTGAGCGAACAGGAGATATATGCACGTGATATGGAATTCCTTGAGAAGAGCGACTGTGTTATCGCAGAAGTGAGTACACCTTCCATAGGTGTTGGTTATGAGGTCTGCAGCGCACTTCACAGAAAGATGCCGGTACTCTGCCTGCATACTCCTGAAGCGAACGTCTCTGCGATGATACTGGGTGATGCAAGGATCATCTGCAGGGAATATGATTCCGCAGAGGTCATGAAGAAGGAAATTGATGCGTTCCTGAACTCTGCCAACAAACCTTAA